The following are from one region of the Nostoc cf. commune SO-36 genome:
- a CDS encoding PstS family phosphate ABC transporter substrate-binding protein, producing the protein MNKMNFKLKSLAVLGIVSLVTATFGLSISAVHSQSVSTVTVDGSSTVFPITEAAAEDFQKAQRGRVRVTVGVSGTGGGFKKFCRGETDISGASRPILQKEIDACKAAGIRYVELPVAYDALTVVVHPQNSWAKNLTVAELKKIWEPGAQGKVNNWNQVRNGFPNAPLKLFGPGANSGTFDYFTEAVVGKSKSSRGDFTASEDDNVLVQGVSRDKNALGYFGYAYYAENKNKLKAVPINGVSPSETTVKNGTYSPLSRPIFIYVSSKSIDKPEVKQFVQFYLQNAAKFSQEVRYVALPASAYTTAQNHFNKKRYGTIFGGQESVGLKIEELLSREARE; encoded by the coding sequence ATGAACAAAATGAACTTTAAGCTTAAAAGCCTGGCAGTATTAGGTATAGTCTCATTAGTGACCGCTACCTTTGGTCTATCAATATCTGCGGTTCATTCTCAAAGCGTCAGCACAGTTACGGTTGATGGTTCTAGCACCGTTTTCCCAATTACGGAAGCAGCAGCAGAAGATTTCCAAAAGGCGCAAAGAGGTAGAGTGAGAGTTACAGTAGGCGTTTCTGGTACGGGCGGCGGCTTCAAAAAGTTCTGTCGTGGCGAGACAGACATCTCTGGTGCATCTCGCCCCATCCTACAAAAAGAAATCGATGCTTGCAAAGCTGCGGGTATTCGTTATGTCGAATTACCAGTAGCTTATGATGCTTTAACAGTTGTAGTTCACCCTCAAAATTCCTGGGCAAAAAATCTCACAGTTGCCGAATTGAAGAAAATCTGGGAGCCTGGGGCACAGGGTAAGGTCAATAACTGGAATCAGGTTCGTAATGGATTCCCCAATGCACCTCTAAAGTTGTTTGGCCCTGGTGCAAACTCTGGAACCTTCGACTACTTTACCGAAGCTGTTGTTGGCAAATCCAAGTCTAGCCGGGGTGACTTTACTGCAAGCGAAGATGACAACGTACTTGTACAAGGTGTTAGCCGTGACAAAAACGCCCTTGGTTACTTCGGTTATGCCTATTACGCAGAAAACAAAAATAAACTGAAGGCAGTACCAATCAACGGCGTATCGCCCTCAGAAACAACAGTTAAAAATGGCACTTACAGTCCGCTATCTCGCCCCATTTTTATCTATGTTAGTTCTAAGTCTATTGACAAGCCAGAAGTAAAGCAGTTTGTGCAATTTTACTTGCAGAATGCAGCTAAGTTCTCTCAAGAAGTAAGATACGTTGCTCTGCCAGCGTCAGCATACACTACTGCCCAGAATCACTTTAATAAGAAGAGATATGGCACGATTTTTGGTGGACAAGAATCAGTTGGGCTAAAAATTGAAGAATTATTAAGCCGTGAAGCCAGAGAATAA
- a CDS encoding Uma2 family endonuclease, whose translation MVQTSNKRFTLEEFLALPETKPYCEYIDGQIIPKPMPQGKHSTIQGELCPTINSVIKVQKMGWAFPELRCTFGGRSIVPDVAVFSWARIPVDENGDIANIFAAAPDWIIEILSPEQSHTKVTKKILHALNHGTQMGWLIDPDERFIAAYPAGQQPLPFEEIESILPVPEFCQGLQLTVGNIFGWLKVTL comes from the coding sequence ATGGTACAAACATCAAATAAAAGATTTACTCTAGAAGAGTTTCTCGCACTACCAGAAACTAAACCGTATTGTGAATACATTGACGGTCAAATTATTCCAAAACCTATGCCTCAAGGAAAACATAGCACTATTCAAGGAGAACTCTGTCCTACAATCAATTCTGTTATCAAAGTACAAAAAATGGGTTGGGCTTTTCCAGAATTACGTTGCACTTTTGGAGGACGTTCTATAGTTCCCGATGTTGCTGTATTCTCTTGGGCAAGGATTCCTGTAGATGAAAATGGTGATATTGCTAATATATTTGCCGCAGCACCAGACTGGATAATCGAAATTCTCTCCCCTGAACAAAGTCATACAAAAGTTACAAAAAAAATCTTACACGCTCTCAATCACGGGACTCAAATGGGTTGGTTAATTGATCCTGATGAGCGATTCATTGCTGCTTATCCTGCGGGACAACAACCTTTACCTTTTGAGGAAATTGAGTCTATTTTACCAGTGCCAGAGTTCTGTCAGGGGTTACAGTTGACGGTAGGTAATATTTTTGGGTGGTTAAAGGTGACTCTGTAA